TCCGCTAAAAAATCTGGCTTGAATATACCAATCTTATATAATAGTAGTGGATATGAAAATATAGACACACTAAAAGCCTTAGATGGATACATAGATATCTATTTACCTGATTTGAAGTACATGAATGACAAGTACGCATTAAAGTACTCTAAAGTTAATAACTATTTCAATTTTGCGTCAAAAGCAATAAGTGAAATGGTAAGACAGTGTCCTAATCCTAAATTTAATGAAAAAGGCCTAATGATAAAAGGTGTAATTATAAGACATTTAATGCTTCCGGGGCTCCTTTTTGATTCAAAAAAAATAATAGACTATATATTCACTAGCTTTAATAATAGTGTCTATATTAGTCTTATGAATCAATACACACCTACCTTTAATTCAAAAAAATATCCTGAAATTAATAAACCTTTAAATAAAAAACATTATGAAAGTCTTATAAACTATAGTTTAAGTTTAGGAATTAAAAATGGTTTTATACAGGAAGAAGGTACGGTAAAAGAAAGTTTCATACCCCAATTTGATTTAAGAGGGGTTTGAAGCAAGTTCTTAATTCAGATGGGGATTCTTTTACTCCATCTGAATTTTAGAACTGCAAATGCATGGCTTACTTGGCGTCGAACTCCCACTTTCACAGAGTGCGTGGTAGTCTTACGCCAAGTTAGTCAGGTGAAATAATTTTTATATCTTATATTTTTTAAGTTCAATTTCAAAACTTTCTATGAGATTTTTAAATTGACCAACATTATCCGTTAATTTTTTAATCTGATTAGTATAATTAATTACGTTAGCACTTACTTCTTCTGATGATGCAGAATTTTCCTCTGCTATGGCTGCAAGAGATTCTATATTATCATATATACCTGCTATTGAATCCGCTTCAATATTCAATCTTTCTGCAGTCTTTATCATAGCCTCTGAAACATTTCTAACGGCTATTTTTGATTCATAACTCAAATTTCTTACTTTTTGTAATGAATCTATCTCATCTTGAAGCACATCATATTGACTTCCTATATTACCTGTAAGCCCCTCAATATCACCAACAAAATTTCCTAGGCTAATATTTATTTCTTCTACAGCATCTCTCGTTTCTTCTGCTAACTTCCTTACTTCTTCCGCAACCACACTAAAACCTCGTCCAGCTTCTCCAGCACGTGCAGCTTCAATGGAGGCATTTAAAGCTAATAAATTAATCTGCTCTGATATATCTGAAACTATAGATATAATACCCTTAATATTTTTTGCCTCTTCACTTAACTCATTTCCCTTATCTTTAACTTCCTTAAACTTAGTTAAAGTATTCATTATATTTTTGCCAGTATCATCTACACTTTCATAACTATTATTAATTTTGCTGATAGCATTTTCTAGTTTTTCTTTATTTTCATTTTGATCTTTCACTACATCCTTTAAAGATTCTATATTTTCATTTAAAATTGTAGCACAATCCTGAGTATTATTAGCTTGATCTACAGCTCCACCTGCTAATTGCTCTACTATACCAGATATCTGATTAGATGTAGTACTCATAAATTCTGAAATGCTATTTATATTTTTTACAAAAGTATTTATTTCATCTGTTATTCCCTTAATACCAACAAAATCCTTACAAATTATCTTCTCATGGTCTATTATGTTATCGTAAATTTCTTGAAAAAAATCTGAGGTTTGTATGCTACTATTTACAACAAAATCATGATTACTTATCTTTTGTAATTGCTGCTGTATAATTTTTCTAGGCCTCAATAAAATCTCTGTTCCTATAAAAGAGGCTAAAGCCGCAATAATAGCAGCAACAATAGCTCTTACAATGTTGCTTGTCCCAATTATAGGAATAAACAATATACCAGAAATTATAAATGTAAATATTGCTGACTTAACTCCTATATTTTTTACAAATCCTAAAGATAATAACTTATTAAATGTAAATTTCTTTACATAGTATATATCTTTTTCAAAATTAATTTTTAATTTAGCCGAGCTATCCGTTCTCTCAATTTCATCTATAGTTATATTCTCTTTAAAAAATTCTGCACTACCATTTAGTAATCCATACAAGTAATCAAACATTCCTCTTTTAGATTCATAAGTAAAAATGGCCTCTTTAGCAGCTATAGCTTCGATTGATACAATTGGCGGTTTTGCACCTGGAAATCTTTGAGTCATCACTACATGAATATCAAAAAGTGATCTTAAAAATGAATACAAATTATCATGTTGAAAAAATGCAGGGAAATCATTAAAAAAGGACAATATATTATCTCTTCCTATTTTGCCCCAAATTTCTTTAATACTGATGTTAGTCTCATTCGAAATATATTTTATTAGATCATTTACCTGTTTATCGTCAACATTTTCAAGAGGTGAAAATATTTTTTCACTGCCAAATCCTATTTGATTCATGGCATTATCAATTACAGAATCTCCATAGAGCTTTCTGCACGTCCTTATCCAAGTTGCAACTACAGTTCCCTTCATGCTTCCCAACTCCTAATATTTATAATAAAATTTCCAATTTATCAAGCTTTGCCAATGGTTTTATTTCTTTTATGTATACTGTTTGCGTTCTAACTCCACTGCCGCTATTGCTGACAAGTAATAACTTACTAGAATCTAATTTTTTAACCTGCCTTATGATTTTATTTCCGTTGTATTCTAATAAACATAAGGAATTACTTTCTATTTCATTAATTGTATGTGCAAAAGCAACATCGCCTCTCGCTATTCTAAAACCTATCATATCATCATCTTGAATTTCCATAAAAAATACTTTATTCTGAGGATAGCCTTCTATTTTATTGGAAACTACAGGAAGCGACCTTGAAGAAATTACTGTCTTTAAATCAGTTTTATAAACTGGAACATTTTTTAATATGGATTCCAATGCATCATTCCAAACTGGATTAATAATGTCTTTCTTTTGCACAGTTTTCTTTGGCACATTCTTAGGGATATAATTATCTTCTTTATCTTCTACGTACATATTAATATCATCTAAATCTTTTCCAAATATCTTTGAGATTCTCTTAATGATAGCCTCATTAGCAACTTTTTTCCCTGTCTCAAGTTCATTTATGAATCCTTCTGAAACACCTAGTTTCTTTCCCAAAGTTTTTTGTGTCAATTTATTTTCGTTCCTCAATATTCTGATTTTTTCTCCAACTCTAGACACATGTATCACCCCTTACTTTTTCGTTTTTCCACCCATTTTCTTTCTTGTACTAAATGTTCTAATAATTCATCAAAAGTCCATTTAATAGAGGTTGGGGTTACTACTGCAAATATAGTTTTTTTATCTATATTATTTCTAAATATCTTTATAGTTTTTTCAAGTTCCTCATCAGTCAGATTATTAAATAATACTACTTTTTCATGGTTTACATTTCCATATGCTAATGGAAGTTTAACACCCTGTATAATATTTTCTACAGTCATTTTCCCGCTATGTCTGTCTATTACTTTAAATTTCACAAGATTATTATCTAATATAAGTTCGCCTATATTTACAATTTCTTCTTGGCTAAAACCATATATTAAAATCAATTTATCATTATTAAGTACCATTTAACCCCTCACCTCTTAAAACAATAGTATTATAATATTTTAAAGTACAATATCCCTAAATTCTTTCTGGCTCGTCATAGTCTTTTCCAAAGGTATCTACAGTTACCTCTTCCATTATAATATTCTCTACAGGTTTATCTCTATAATCAGTTTTTACCTTTGTTATATTTTTAGCTACATCTAATCCCTCTATTATTTTTCCAAATCCAGCATACTGCCTATCTAAATGTGGAGCATCTCCTACCATTACGAAAAATTGACTTCCTGCCGAATCAGGTGACATAGCTCTTGCCATGGACAATACTCCCTCTGTATGCTTTAAATCATTTTTAAATCCATTAATTTCAAATTCTCCCTTAATAGAATACCCAGGATTTCCAGTTCCAGTTCCATTAGGGCATCCTCCTTGTATTACAAAGCCCGGTATTACTCTATGAAAAATCAATCCATTATAAAACCCTTTTTTAATGAGGCTTATAAAATTATTTACTGTATTCGGTGCTATATCTGGATATAGTTCTGCTTTCATTATCTCACCATTTGATAGTTTTATTGTAACAATAGGGTTCATATTTATCTCCTCCATTATTTCTATTTTATATTTTTCAATAGTCTGTGTATTTTATAATTATTATACACTAAAATCAGTAAAAACATAATAAATGTATTTAATAGCTGCACTTATTATCAACGAATCTTACTTAGTTGAAATTTGTAGTACCACTAGTTGTAGGAT
This genomic window from Clostridium pasteurianum DSM 525 = ATCC 6013 contains:
- a CDS encoding radical SAM protein — protein: MLQMLKNCKLCPRNCNVNRLKKERGFCNSDDTIKVARVSLHPWEEPCLSGKKGSGTIFFSNCNLNCVFCQNHQISQENIGKSLSIERLSEIFMEQQKRGASNINLVTPTHYVPQIIEAIKSAKKSGLNIPILYNSSGYENIDTLKALDGYIDIYLPDLKYMNDKYALKYSKVNNYFNFASKAISEMVRQCPNPKFNEKGLMIKGVIIRHLMLPGLLFDSKKIIDYIFTSFNNSVYISLMNQYTPTFNSKKYPEINKPLNKKHYESLINYSLSLGIKNGFIQEEGTVKESFIPQFDLRGV
- a CDS encoding heme NO-binding domain-containing protein translates to MKGTVVATWIRTCRKLYGDSVIDNAMNQIGFGSEKIFSPLENVDDKQVNDLIKYISNETNISIKEIWGKIGRDNILSFFNDFPAFFQHDNLYSFLRSLFDIHVVMTQRFPGAKPPIVSIEAIAAKEAIFTYESKRGMFDYLYGLLNGSAEFFKENITIDEIERTDSSAKLKINFEKDIYYVKKFTFNKLLSLGFVKNIGVKSAIFTFIISGILFIPIIGTSNIVRAIVAAIIAALASFIGTEILLRPRKIIQQQLQKISNHDFVVNSSIQTSDFFQEIYDNIIDHEKIICKDFVGIKGITDEINTFVKNINSISEFMSTTSNQISGIVEQLAGGAVDQANNTQDCATILNENIESLKDVVKDQNENKEKLENAISKINNSYESVDDTGKNIMNTLTKFKEVKDKGNELSEEAKNIKGIISIVSDISEQINLLALNASIEAARAGEAGRGFSVVAEEVRKLAEETRDAVEEINISLGNFVGDIEGLTGNIGSQYDVLQDEIDSLQKVRNLSYESKIAVRNVSEAMIKTAERLNIEADSIAGIYDNIESLAAIAEENSASSEEVSANVINYTNQIKKLTDNVGQFKNLIESFEIELKKYKI
- a CDS encoding helix-turn-helix transcriptional regulator yields the protein MSRVGEKIRILRNENKLTQKTLGKKLGVSEGFINELETGKKVANEAIIKRISKIFGKDLDDINMYVEDKEDNYIPKNVPKKTVQKKDIINPVWNDALESILKNVPVYKTDLKTVISSRSLPVVSNKIEGYPQNKVFFMEIQDDDMIGFRIARGDVAFAHTINEIESNSLCLLEYNGNKIIRQVKKLDSSKLLLVSNSGSGVRTQTVYIKEIKPLAKLDKLEILL
- a CDS encoding DUF3783 domain-containing protein, which produces MVLNNDKLILIYGFSQEEIVNIGELILDNNLVKFKVIDRHSGKMTVENIIQGVKLPLAYGNVNHEKVVLFNNLTDEELEKTIKIFRNNIDKKTIFAVVTPTSIKWTFDELLEHLVQERKWVEKRKSKG
- a CDS encoding peptidylprolyl isomerase; its protein translation is MNPIVTIKLSNGEIMKAELYPDIAPNTVNNFISLIKKGFYNGLIFHRVIPGFVIQGGCPNGTGTGNPGYSIKGEFEINGFKNDLKHTEGVLSMARAMSPDSAGSQFFVMVGDAPHLDRQYAGFGKIIEGLDVAKNITKVKTDYRDKPVENIIMEEVTVDTFGKDYDEPERI